A region of uncultured Draconibacterium sp. DNA encodes the following proteins:
- a CDS encoding T9SS type A sorting domain-containing protein, protein MYTNKSNSKKSWYKLLCKIRNILFYITLFSVLFISTRSSAQNAILSAGKTIENANYTLSYSIGELSIATYKKTTVTLTQGQQQGNLIITSLNEFENSGIQAKAYPNPTSNFVMLSIEGHSKDDLEYTLTNVSGSLLLSEKNLSEQQKISMNQYRSGIYFLTVSNRKKNNIHTFKIIKQ, encoded by the coding sequence ATGTATACAAACAAGAGCAACTCCAAAAAATCATGGTATAAATTACTATGTAAAATCCGAAACATTTTATTCTATATCACACTCTTTTCGGTATTGTTCATCTCTACAAGAAGCAGCGCACAAAACGCGATTTTATCGGCAGGAAAGACCATTGAAAATGCAAATTACACCTTGAGTTATTCTATTGGAGAACTTTCAATTGCGACCTATAAAAAAACAACTGTTACATTAACACAAGGTCAGCAACAAGGGAACCTGATTATTACTTCATTAAATGAGTTTGAGAATTCAGGAATTCAGGCAAAAGCTTACCCTAATCCTACCAGCAACTTTGTAATGCTAAGCATTGAAGGCCATAGCAAGGACGATCTGGAATACACGTTAACCAATGTTAGCGGAAGTCTCCTCTTATCAGAGAAAAATCTTTCCGAACAACAAAAGATTTCGATGAACCAGTATAGGAGTGGCATCTACTTTTTAACCGTATCAAACAGGAAAAAGAACAACATCCACACCTTTAAAATTATTAAACAATAA
- a CDS encoding S8 family serine peptidase, with product MRYIILLLGTLLLGLQQINAQNYFWIGFTDKNNSEYSLDQPEMYLSERAIQRRINQNIALDSLDLPVNQNYIDSVLTLNVSLVHASKWLNGITVRCDSASLADSLGYWSFIREVQLTKPDISSKSIFNKFADENFADVTPIDTSLYGSSVHQIGMMEGQLLHNENFRGQGMQIAVLDAGFYKVDELPAFDSLWTNNQIMGTKDFVNPNDEFFSTYSHGMSVLSCMGGNIPGELIGTAPKASYWLLRSEDSNSEYIIEEDNWVAAAEFADSVGVDIINSSLGYTEFQDNSTNHTYAEMDGKTTRVTRGANIAASRGMLVFSSAGNERNNSWFRIVAPSDGTNVIGVGAVDLNFSLAYFSSAGPAADGALKPNVSAMGYQTALQRTDGSVGLGNGTSFASPVLAGMAASLWQAYPGKTAEEIKTALEKSGHLYTTPDSLQGYGVPNMRVAASLLNPLSVEVPSQNKTWTIFPNPVKDRIVLQSTTNLQADNLDINLYALDGRVIKSWQLPATPTVTLNNLGTTESGIFLLLVKTKTGVETFKINKIR from the coding sequence ATGAGGTATATAATTTTACTCCTTGGCACGCTGTTATTGGGTTTGCAACAAATCAATGCGCAGAATTATTTCTGGATCGGGTTTACCGATAAAAATAATTCGGAGTATTCGCTTGATCAACCTGAAATGTATCTTTCGGAGCGGGCTATTCAGCGTCGTATCAACCAGAATATTGCTCTCGATTCATTAGATCTTCCGGTAAATCAGAATTATATCGACTCGGTGCTCACGCTCAATGTGTCGTTGGTACATGCGTCAAAATGGTTGAATGGTATTACGGTTCGCTGCGATTCGGCATCTTTGGCCGACAGCCTTGGGTATTGGAGTTTTATTCGGGAGGTTCAGCTAACTAAACCCGATATAAGTAGCAAGAGTATATTTAATAAGTTCGCGGATGAAAATTTCGCAGATGTCACACCTATAGATACTTCGCTGTATGGTAGTTCAGTTCATCAGATCGGTATGATGGAAGGGCAGTTATTACATAATGAGAACTTTCGGGGACAGGGGATGCAAATTGCCGTGTTAGATGCCGGCTTTTACAAAGTTGATGAGCTACCCGCTTTCGACAGCCTGTGGACGAACAATCAGATTATGGGAACAAAGGATTTTGTAAATCCAAACGATGAATTCTTTTCTACCTATTCGCACGGAATGAGTGTGCTCTCGTGTATGGGGGGAAATATTCCCGGAGAACTAATCGGTACTGCGCCAAAAGCATCATATTGGCTTTTGCGTTCTGAAGACTCCAACTCGGAGTATATTATTGAAGAAGACAATTGGGTGGCAGCTGCAGAATTTGCTGATAGTGTTGGAGTCGATATTATTAATTCTTCGTTAGGTTATACAGAATTTCAAGATAATTCCACGAATCACACTTATGCCGAAATGGATGGCAAAACCACACGTGTAACAAGAGGCGCTAATATAGCTGCTTCGCGCGGGATGCTGGTGTTTTCAAGTGCCGGAAATGAACGGAATAATTCCTGGTTTCGCATTGTGGCTCCCTCCGATGGTACAAATGTGATTGGCGTTGGTGCCGTGGATTTGAATTTCTCTCTGGCTTATTTTTCATCTGCCGGTCCGGCTGCGGATGGTGCTCTAAAGCCTAATGTTTCGGCAATGGGGTACCAAACGGCACTTCAGCGAACCGATGGATCCGTTGGCTTGGGAAACGGAACATCTTTTGCCTCGCCGGTATTGGCCGGAATGGCGGCCTCGTTGTGGCAGGCTTACCCAGGGAAAACGGCTGAAGAAATAAAAACTGCCCTCGAAAAAAGCGGGCACCTGTATACAACTCCCGATTCGTTGCAGGGCTATGGTGTTCCAAATATGAGGGTAGCTGCTTCCTTACTAAATCCTTTGTCAGTTGAAGTTCCTTCACAAAATAAAACATGGACTATCTTTCCAAATCCTGTAAAAGACAGGATTGTATTACAGTCGACAACAAACCTGCAGGCAGACAATCTCGATATAAATCTTTATGCACTGGATGGGCGGGTGATAAAAAGCTGGCAACTTCCGGCTACCCCCACTGTTACGCTAAATAATCTGGGAACTACAGAGTCTGGAATTTTTCTGCTTCTGGTAAAAACAAAAACCGGAGTTGAAACCTTTAAGATCAATAAAATCAGGTAA
- the xseA gene encoding exodeoxyribonuclease VII large subunit, which yields MNQQLTLSELNQKIKDALLDAFPGTVWVVAEVSELKHNRSGHCYLELIEKEGNTITARSRATIWSYTYRMLKPYFETSTGQLFSEGIKVLVQATVEYHPAYGLSLNIKDIDPTYTVGDMAMQRKEIINRLKAEGVFDMNKELALPLVPQKIAVISSATAAGYQDFMNQLENNEYGFKFYTKLFEAYMQGAETVPSIIHALERIFAHDDFFDAVAIIRGGGATADLSSFDDYDLAMNITQFSLPVITGIGHEKDDTIIDLVAHTRMKTPTAVAEFFVSGVERYYERLLELENGILQLTRETLEFQQDKLERVAEGLKYSVADFINDRQKQLNKRGNELQQNVSLFSFKKHNELTELRHSLDSGLSVWFIEAKNNIGKTQRILRRLVGEAVFKADAKLNHQQDLLSGRVRNVLAKERDRILINENSVRLLNPENVLKRGFTLTLKEGKIIKSSKDVVVGEELETRFADGKVTSKITKK from the coding sequence ATGAACCAGCAACTCACCCTTTCGGAATTAAATCAAAAAATAAAAGATGCATTACTTGATGCGTTTCCGGGAACGGTTTGGGTGGTTGCCGAGGTGAGCGAGTTAAAGCATAACCGAAGTGGGCACTGCTACCTGGAGTTGATCGAAAAGGAAGGCAATACCATTACGGCGCGTTCGCGGGCCACGATTTGGTCGTACACCTACCGCATGTTAAAACCATATTTCGAAACCAGTACCGGGCAGCTTTTTTCAGAAGGTATAAAAGTGTTGGTGCAGGCAACGGTTGAATATCATCCGGCGTATGGATTGAGTTTGAATATAAAAGACATCGACCCAACGTACACGGTTGGCGACATGGCCATGCAGCGAAAGGAGATTATAAATCGTTTAAAGGCCGAAGGTGTTTTTGATATGAACAAGGAACTGGCGCTGCCACTGGTGCCGCAAAAAATCGCTGTTATTTCGTCGGCAACTGCTGCGGGTTACCAGGATTTTATGAACCAGCTGGAAAACAACGAATACGGTTTTAAGTTTTACACCAAACTGTTTGAAGCCTATATGCAGGGAGCGGAAACCGTGCCGTCAATTATTCATGCACTGGAACGGATTTTTGCACACGACGATTTTTTTGATGCGGTAGCAATCATTCGAGGAGGAGGAGCTACGGCTGACCTGAGCAGCTTCGATGATTACGATCTGGCGATGAACATTACCCAGTTTTCGCTGCCGGTAATTACCGGAATTGGCCACGAAAAGGATGATACGATTATCGACCTTGTGGCGCATACCCGCATGAAAACACCAACAGCGGTAGCCGAATTTTTTGTTAGCGGTGTTGAACGCTACTACGAACGTTTGCTGGAACTGGAAAATGGCATTTTACAATTAACCCGAGAAACCCTCGAATTTCAGCAAGACAAGCTGGAAAGAGTAGCCGAAGGATTAAAATATTCAGTAGCCGATTTTATTAACGACAGGCAAAAGCAGTTAAACAAACGCGGCAACGAATTGCAGCAAAATGTTAGTCTGTTCTCGTTTAAGAAACACAACGAATTAACTGAGTTGAGACATAGCTTGGATTCCGGACTTTCGGTGTGGTTTATAGAGGCTAAAAATAATATCGGCAAAACGCAACGAATCCTGAGGCGGCTTGTTGGAGAGGCTGTATTTAAAGCGGATGCAAAATTAAATCATCAGCAGGATCTGTTATCAGGACGTGTGCGAAATGTGCTGGCAAAAGAGCGTGATCGCATTCTGATAAACGAAAACTCAGTTCGATTACTGAATCCTGAAAACGTTTTAAAAAGAGGATTTACATTAACTTTGAAAGAAGGTAAAATAATTAAATCGAGCAAAGATGTGGTAGTTGGTGAAGAACTGGAAACCCGATTTGCAGATGGAAAAGTAACGAGTAAAATCACAAAAAAATAA
- the xseB gene encoding exodeoxyribonuclease VII small subunit: MATKKISYSEAMAEIEEILEKIENEELDVDELAEKVKRVSVLLKTCKDKLTKTNVQVEQILKEMED, encoded by the coding sequence ATGGCAACTAAAAAGATTTCGTACAGCGAGGCAATGGCCGAGATAGAAGAAATTCTTGAAAAAATAGAAAACGAAGAGTTGGATGTGGATGAACTGGCAGAAAAGGTAAAACGCGTATCGGTGTTGCTAAAAACCTGCAAGGATAAACTGACCAAAACCAACGTGCAGGTGGAGCAGATCTTAAAAGAAATGGAAGACTAA
- a CDS encoding DUF2007 domain-containing protein translates to MNEQGKIVELYSGNEVTIQHLKQELEAAGIATLLKDGFNQGNAAGFVGGTPSVIELLVNEKDLSRAQEILKSIQGA, encoded by the coding sequence ATGAACGAGCAAGGTAAAATTGTAGAGCTATACTCCGGCAACGAAGTAACCATTCAGCACTTAAAGCAGGAATTGGAAGCCGCGGGAATTGCAACATTGCTAAAAGATGGTTTTAACCAGGGAAATGCCGCCGGTTTTGTTGGCGGAACGCCTTCAGTCATTGAACTTTTAGTTAATGAAAAAGATTTGTCGCGGGCACAGGAAATCCTAAAATCAATACAGGGAGCGTAA
- the deoC gene encoding deoxyribose-phosphate aldolase, translated as MYTKEQVAQTIDHAVLKPEQTLADLKANSEMCIKNKVFSMCVKPCDIKAAKELLKDSGVKVSCVLSFPHGADATPVKAFQAKQAIEDGTDEIDMVMNIGRFLSGEYDYVLEDIKAVVEVAHQHNVLVKVIQESGHLTLEQIAKACELSYEAGADFVKTSTGFGPGGAKPEYIEVMVKTVGDKMQVKPSGGIRDWETAVAFLEQGADRLGIGSTEAVLNGATASGDY; from the coding sequence ATGTATACAAAAGAACAAGTAGCACAGACTATCGACCACGCAGTTTTAAAACCCGAGCAAACACTGGCCGATTTAAAAGCGAATTCAGAAATGTGTATTAAAAATAAGGTTTTTAGCATGTGTGTAAAACCTTGTGATATAAAAGCCGCCAAAGAATTGTTGAAAGACAGTGGTGTAAAAGTGTCGTGTGTGCTTAGTTTTCCACACGGAGCTGATGCAACGCCGGTAAAAGCATTTCAGGCCAAACAGGCCATTGAAGACGGTACCGACGAAATTGATATGGTAATGAACATTGGCCGCTTTTTATCGGGCGAATACGATTATGTGCTCGAAGATATTAAAGCCGTTGTAGAAGTGGCTCACCAACACAATGTGCTGGTAAAAGTTATCCAGGAAAGTGGGCATTTAACATTGGAACAAATCGCCAAAGCTTGCGAATTATCGTATGAAGCGGGTGCCGATTTTGTAAAAACATCAACAGGATTCGGCCCGGGTGGCGCCAAACCTGAATACATCGAAGTGATGGTGAAAACCGTTGGTGATAAAATGCAGGTAAAACCTTCGGGCGGCATCCGCGACTGGGAAACGGCAGTGGCTTTTTTGGAGCAGGGTGCCGATCGTTTGGGAATTGGTTCAACCGAAGCAGTGCTTAACGGTGCCACTGCATCTGGTGATTATTAG
- a CDS encoding TonB-dependent receptor, which translates to MKRLSLVLLLQIMAVIAFGQINLTGVVKGDGEALAGAAVVIEKSFYGVSTQANGSFEFKNLKPGDYTLLVSFIGFEPQKIDLQLSANKNIEVDLKPNVIMTDEILISATRAGNKTPVAYSNVSSDEIAKRNMGQDIPFLLNLTPSFVTTSDAGAGVGYTNFRVRGTDLNRINVSVNGIPLNDAESHGTWFVDQPDMASSLENVQIQRGVGTSTNGAAAFGASINLQTNSLNKEAYGSYKTAAGTFNTFKNTVSAGTGLINDHFTFDVRLSKVTSDGFIDRASSDLKSYFVSGGYYSENTILKINVFSGYEETYQAWYGVPTVRLNNDTEGMQRYADHWLMTQEEVDHMMASDSRTYNYYTYDNQVDHYVQDHYQLHFSHKFNPHLNLNASLHYTYGRGYYENYKADEDLADYLLPNIEIGNEVIETTDLINRKWLDNDFYGFTYSLNYNKNNSDFILGGGYNVYDGRHFGNVIWAQYLGEADYNHEWYRGTGLKKDFNVYAKYNWQVAEKLNLFADLQYRRIDYTIEGIDDDLRNLDQDHDFNFFNPKLGIFYQLADNQDLYLSFAVANREPNRTAFVDYPEGNEPPVHETLHDWELGYNYASSKFSFGANFYFMNYKDQLVVTGQINDVGSAIMVNVDESYRTGIELQAGVQIATDFQWNGNTTLSINKIKDFTEYVDNWDTWGQDAFDLGTTDLAFSPNVIANSQFVYTPGEHFSIAFVSQYVGDQYIDNTSSDDRKLDAYFVNHLKADYTFKTNLFDEISLHFMANNLFDVQYETNAWVYPYLLGNERYKMDGYYPQAGVHFMFGVDFTF; encoded by the coding sequence ATGAAAAGACTTAGTTTAGTGCTGCTGTTGCAAATTATGGCAGTAATTGCTTTCGGGCAAATTAATTTAACAGGTGTTGTTAAAGGAGATGGAGAAGCTTTGGCGGGTGCCGCCGTGGTAATCGAAAAATCGTTTTATGGTGTATCGACCCAGGCAAACGGTAGTTTTGAATTCAAAAACCTGAAACCCGGCGACTACACTCTGCTGGTTTCGTTTATCGGTTTCGAACCACAAAAAATCGACCTTCAACTTTCAGCCAATAAAAACATTGAAGTTGACCTGAAACCCAACGTGATTATGACCGATGAAATATTGATTTCGGCAACACGTGCAGGAAATAAAACACCGGTAGCGTACAGCAATGTAAGCAGCGACGAAATTGCCAAACGGAACATGGGACAGGACATTCCTTTCTTGCTGAACCTGACCCCTTCGTTTGTTACAACATCTGATGCCGGAGCCGGAGTGGGCTACACCAATTTCCGTGTGCGTGGTACCGATTTGAATCGTATTAACGTAAGTGTAAACGGTATTCCGTTAAACGATGCCGAGTCGCACGGAACATGGTTTGTTGATCAGCCGGATATGGCTTCATCGCTGGAGAATGTGCAGATTCAGCGTGGTGTGGGAACTTCGACAAATGGAGCCGCAGCATTTGGCGCCAGCATTAACCTGCAAACCAATTCGTTGAACAAGGAAGCATACGGTTCGTATAAAACTGCTGCCGGAACTTTCAACACGTTCAAAAACACCGTTTCGGCAGGAACAGGTTTAATCAACGATCATTTTACTTTCGACGTTCGTTTATCAAAAGTTACTTCAGATGGTTTTATCGACCGTGCCAGTTCCGATCTGAAATCATACTTCGTTTCAGGAGGTTATTATTCGGAAAACACCATTCTGAAAATAAATGTATTTTCCGGCTATGAAGAAACTTACCAGGCATGGTACGGAGTTCCTACAGTTCGTTTAAATAATGATACAGAAGGGATGCAGCGTTACGCCGACCACTGGCTGATGACACAGGAAGAAGTGGACCACATGATGGCTTCTGACAGCAGGACTTATAATTATTACACCTACGATAACCAGGTTGACCACTACGTTCAGGATCATTACCAGTTACATTTCTCGCATAAATTCAATCCGCACCTGAATTTAAATGCCTCGTTGCACTACACCTACGGACGTGGTTATTACGAAAATTACAAAGCAGATGAAGATTTGGCAGACTACCTGCTTCCAAATATTGAGATTGGTAACGAAGTAATTGAAACCACCGACCTGATTAACCGCAAATGGCTCGACAATGATTTTTACGGATTTACTTACTCGCTGAATTACAACAAAAACAACAGCGATTTTATACTGGGCGGAGGTTACAATGTATACGATGGCCGACATTTTGGAAATGTAATTTGGGCACAATACCTGGGAGAAGCGGATTATAACCACGAGTGGTACCGCGGAACCGGTTTGAAAAAAGACTTTAACGTATACGCCAAATACAACTGGCAGGTGGCTGAAAAGCTGAACTTGTTTGCCGACCTGCAATACCGCCGGATTGATTATACCATTGAAGGAATCGACGATGATCTTCGCAATCTGGATCAGGATCACGACTTCAATTTTTTTAATCCGAAGCTGGGTATTTTTTACCAGTTGGCCGATAACCAGGACTTGTACTTATCGTTTGCAGTGGCCAACCGCGAACCTAATCGGACAGCTTTTGTCGACTACCCTGAAGGTAACGAACCACCGGTGCACGAAACACTACACGACTGGGAACTTGGATACAACTATGCTTCATCGAAATTCTCATTTGGAGCCAATTTCTATTTTATGAATTATAAAGATCAGCTGGTGGTAACCGGACAGATCAATGATGTGGGTTCGGCAATTATGGTTAATGTTGATGAGAGTTACCGCACCGGAATCGAGTTGCAGGCGGGAGTTCAAATTGCCACCGATTTTCAATGGAACGGTAACACCACTTTAAGCATTAACAAAATCAAAGATTTTACCGAATATGTTGACAACTGGGACACCTGGGGACAGGATGCTTTTGATTTGGGAACTACCGATTTGGCATTCTCTCCAAATGTAATTGCAAACAGTCAGTTTGTTTACACTCCCGGAGAGCATTTCAGCATCGCCTTTGTTTCGCAGTATGTTGGCGATCAGTACATCGACAACACATCAAGCGACGACCGCAAGCTGGATGCATATTTTGTAAATCACCTGAAAGCGGATTACACCTTTAAGACGAATCTGTTTGATGAGATTTCGCTGCATTTTATGGCCAACAACCTGTTTGATGTGCAGTACGAAACCAATGCATGGGTTTACCCTTATCTGCTTGGTAACGAACGTTATAAAATGGATGGCTATTATCCGCAGGCAGGAGTGCACTTTATGTTTGGAGTAGACTTTACGTTTTAG
- a CDS encoding ion transporter: protein MTFKTKLKPIIEDNTNKAGKWFDLLIQFFIVLSLLSFSIETLPNLYNRFKIYLHRFELLSIIVFTTEYLLRLWVSDKKLKFIFSFYGLIDLFAILPFYLSFGIDLRSIRVFRLIRLFRLFKMLRFNDAIQNFIRALKSIKEELILYFIMSSFLIFLSAVGIYYFENPVQPEVFKSVFHGVWWAVATLTTVGYGDIYPITAGGKIFTSIILLIGLGVVAVPTGLIASALSKTKDNKDN from the coding sequence ATGACCTTCAAAACCAAACTTAAACCAATAATTGAAGATAACACTAATAAAGCTGGAAAATGGTTTGATCTTTTAATTCAGTTTTTTATTGTTCTCTCATTGCTCTCTTTTTCTATTGAAACGTTACCGAACCTATACAATAGATTTAAAATTTATTTACACCGGTTCGAATTACTTTCAATAATTGTTTTCACAACTGAATACCTTTTGAGATTATGGGTTTCTGACAAAAAGCTTAAATTCATATTTAGCTTTTATGGACTAATCGACCTTTTTGCAATTCTTCCTTTTTATCTTTCTTTTGGCATTGATTTAAGAAGCATAAGAGTTTTTAGACTTATTAGGTTATTCAGATTATTTAAGATGCTACGCTTCAACGATGCAATTCAGAATTTCATTAGGGCTCTAAAATCAATTAAGGAAGAGTTAATATTATATTTTATCATGTCTTCATTTCTAATTTTTTTATCTGCCGTTGGTATCTATTATTTTGAAAACCCTGTACAACCAGAAGTTTTTAAATCAGTTTTCCATGGTGTCTGGTGGGCAGTAGCAACCTTAACTACAGTTGGTTATGGCGACATATATCCAATTACGGCAGGAGGCAAGATTTTCACATCAATAATTTTGTTAATTGGTTTGGGAGTAGTAGCCGTCCCAACTGGATTAATAGCTTCTGCATTGTCAAAAACAAAAGATAACAAAGACAATTAA
- a CDS encoding thioesterase family protein, with the protein MQKLKFQEPIYTYHIDFVGHVNNIIYVQWLENARVKLIESMGLSITQIAVDDDILPIITETNIQYKKPFFLSNEVHVEVWVSEIFNVSANFKFRFRNEKGEICSTAQQKVLFIDRATQRPSRKFVKYRENFEKYLLSE; encoded by the coding sequence ATGCAAAAATTAAAATTTCAAGAACCCATTTATACTTATCACATTGATTTTGTTGGCCATGTAAATAATATTATTTACGTGCAATGGCTTGAAAATGCCCGTGTAAAACTGATTGAATCAATGGGTTTATCGATTACGCAAATTGCTGTCGACGATGATATTTTACCCATCATCACAGAAACAAACATTCAATACAAAAAGCCATTTTTCCTGAGTAACGAAGTACATGTGGAAGTATGGGTTTCAGAGATCTTTAATGTTTCAGCAAACTTCAAATTCCGATTCCGAAACGAAAAAGGTGAAATCTGCTCTACCGCGCAACAAAAAGTTTTGTTTATCGACCGCGCCACACAACGTCCTTCACGTAAGTTTGTGAAATACAGGGAGAATTTTGAAAAGTATTTATTAAGCGAATAA
- a CDS encoding glycosyltransferase family 2 protein, giving the protein MCKNKKIAIVILNWNGVKLFPDYLPSVIKHSKGENIEVIIADNGSTDNSLEFLAANYPEVTLLDLKENYGFAKGYNVALNQIEADYFVLLNSDVKVVENWIQPCIDHFEQDEKVVAVQPKVLSFNEPELFEYAGAAGGFIDKFGYPFCRGRILDHVEKDENQYDRASEIFWATGACMFVRAEAFKNAGGLDADFWAHMEEIDLCWRWKNQGYKIVYEPHSVVYHLGGGSLEYGNPKKVYLNFRNNLYMLYKNLPKKNFLPFFLSRMILDGIAAAKFLVGTEFKAFGAVAKAHRDFYKNLSTLRKKRKDLLKLASVNSHKQIYSKSIMWKFFVKKKYKFAELNFNPE; this is encoded by the coding sequence ATGTGCAAAAACAAAAAGATTGCCATAGTTATTTTAAACTGGAACGGGGTAAAACTTTTCCCCGATTATCTCCCATCTGTAATCAAACATTCAAAAGGCGAAAACATTGAAGTAATTATTGCCGACAACGGATCGACTGACAATTCGCTGGAATTTCTCGCAGCCAATTACCCGGAAGTTACCTTACTCGACCTCAAGGAAAATTACGGATTTGCCAAAGGTTATAATGTAGCTCTGAATCAAATTGAGGCCGACTATTTTGTGTTGCTGAATTCGGATGTTAAAGTTGTAGAAAACTGGATTCAACCCTGCATCGATCATTTTGAGCAGGATGAAAAAGTGGTTGCCGTTCAGCCTAAAGTTTTAAGTTTTAATGAACCCGAACTTTTTGAATATGCCGGAGCCGCAGGAGGTTTTATCGATAAATTTGGCTACCCGTTTTGCCGTGGCCGTATTCTCGACCATGTGGAGAAAGATGAAAATCAATACGACCGAGCGAGTGAAATTTTCTGGGCAACCGGAGCTTGTATGTTTGTAAGGGCCGAAGCTTTTAAAAACGCAGGTGGTCTGGATGCCGATTTTTGGGCGCACATGGAAGAAATTGATTTATGCTGGCGCTGGAAAAACCAGGGATACAAAATTGTATACGAACCACACAGTGTAGTTTATCATTTGGGCGGTGGAAGTCTCGAGTATGGAAATCCCAAAAAGGTTTATCTCAACTTTCGTAACAATTTGTACATGCTTTATAAAAACCTGCCAAAAAAGAATTTCTTGCCCTTCTTTTTAAGCCGAATGATTCTTGATGGTATAGCCGCTGCCAAGTTTTTGGTGGGAACCGAATTTAAAGCTTTTGGTGCTGTGGCAAAAGCACACCGCGATTTTTACAAAAACCTTTCGACACTGCGTAAAAAAAGAAAGGATTTGTTAAAGTTGGCAAGTGTTAATTCGCATAAACAGATCTATTCGAAAAGCATCATGTGGAAGTTCTTTGTAAAGAAAAAATATAAATTTGCCGAACTGAATTTCAATCCGGAATAA
- a CDS encoding inositol monophosphatase family protein: MDYKELCFQVQNIAHSTGNFIRVEQKKISEKNIEIKSVASLVTYVDKTAEKQIVDALKELLPEAGFVAEEGTAESNNEKYTWFVDPLDGTTNYLHGLAPHSVSIALAEGNELVLGVVYEIGADEMFYSWKGGPAYCNEEIIQTAKRSKSEDTLIATGFPYYDFDKVDEYIEAMKELMQSTRGIRRFGSAAIDLCYVAAGRFDAFYEHALHAWDVAAGAFILQQAGGKTTDFSGGDKWLFGGEIVSASNAYFPEFFGIVNKYLGSK, from the coding sequence ATGGACTACAAAGAACTTTGTTTTCAGGTACAAAATATTGCCCACAGCACAGGTAATTTTATACGTGTTGAACAAAAAAAGATTTCTGAAAAAAATATTGAAATCAAAAGTGTTGCCAGCCTGGTAACCTACGTTGATAAAACGGCAGAAAAACAAATTGTTGATGCATTGAAAGAGCTGCTTCCCGAAGCCGGTTTTGTTGCCGAAGAAGGAACTGCCGAATCAAATAACGAAAAATACACCTGGTTTGTCGATCCGCTGGATGGCACAACCAACTACCTGCACGGATTAGCACCACACTCGGTGAGTATTGCTTTGGCCGAAGGCAACGAATTAGTATTGGGTGTTGTTTACGAAATTGGCGCCGACGAGATGTTTTATTCATGGAAAGGTGGCCCGGCCTACTGTAACGAAGAGATCATTCAAACAGCAAAGCGATCAAAATCGGAAGACACACTGATTGCTACCGGATTCCCCTACTACGATTTCGACAAAGTGGATGAGTACATTGAAGCGATGAAAGAACTGATGCAATCAACCCGTGGAATTCGTCGTTTTGGATCGGCGGCCATTGATTTGTGTTATGTTGCAGCAGGTCGTTTCGATGCTTTTTACGAACATGCATTGCATGCCTGGGATGTGGCAGCAGGCGCATTTATTTTGCAACAGGCCGGCGGAAAAACTACCGATTTTAGTGGTGGCGACAAGTGGTTGTTTGGTGGCGAAATTGTATCGGCCAGCAATGCTTATTTCCCGGAATTCTTTGGAATCGTAAACAAATATCTCGGCTCAAAATAA